The Bacillus sp. es.036 genomic sequence GTGCGTGAAATCGCTGAAACAAAAATGCCAGACCTTAACGCAGCGAATGTAGATTCTGCAATGCGTATGGTTGAAGGTACTGCACGTAGCATGGGAATTACGATCGAAGATTAATGTTACACAAGCCGTTGCGATTAAAAGGGATTCCTGCCTGTGTTATACAGGTTCGCAACTTTTATTATGATGTCACATTTTGACATCATAAATAGTGGGAGGTTAATCCGCTAAACCACATTCAAGGAGGAACACAAAATGGCAAAAAGAGGTAAGAAATACCAGGAGGCTGCCAAGCTAGTTGAACGTACAACTTTCTATGAGCCTCAAGAAGCAGTTGAACTTGTTAAAAAGACTTCTGTAGGAAACTTTGATGGAACAGTTGAAGCAGCAGTTCGTCTTGGAGTAGACCCTAAGAAAAACGACCAGCAGGTTCGTGGCGCGGTTGTACTTCCAAACGGAACTGGTAAAACTCAACGCGTTCTTGTTTTCGCAAAAGGCGAAAAAGCGAAAGCGGCTGAAGCAGCTGGCGCTGACTATGTTGGAGAAGCTGATTACATCGCTAAAATCAACGAAGGTTGGTTTGAGTTTGACGTAATCGTTGCAACTCCAGATATGATGGGCGAAGTTGGTAAGCTTGGTCGTGTTCTTGGACCAAAAGGCTTAATGCCAAACCCGAAAACTGGAACGGTAACGTTCGATGTTGAAAAGGCAGTTAACGAAATCAAAGCTGGTAAAGTAGAGTACCGTGTTGACCGTGCTGGTAACGTCCATGCACCGATCGGTAAAGTATCATTTGAAGCTGACAAGCTTGTAGAAAACTTAAACACACTTGTAGAAACACTTGTGAAAGTTAAGCCTGCAGCAGCAAAAGGTACGTACCTTAAAAACATTTCGGTTACATCTACTATGGGACCTGGTGTTAAAGTTAACGCATCAACTTACCGCTAATAAAATTAGCTATTGACATTTGCGTAGCTATTAAATATACTTGTAAATGTTGTTTGATAAATTAATACTTTCTGTACCGTAGACAGCAGGGGTGCGATCGCACTTAATATCCTGCCGAGGTGTGAAGTGATTCGATACGTATGTAATCGTAAAGCCTTCATGTCTTCGGATGTGAA encodes the following:
- the rplA gene encoding 50S ribosomal protein L1; this encodes MAKRGKKYQEAAKLVERTTFYEPQEAVELVKKTSVGNFDGTVEAAVRLGVDPKKNDQQVRGAVVLPNGTGKTQRVLVFAKGEKAKAAEAAGADYVGEADYIAKINEGWFEFDVIVATPDMMGEVGKLGRVLGPKGLMPNPKTGTVTFDVEKAVNEIKAGKVEYRVDRAGNVHAPIGKVSFEADKLVENLNTLVETLVKVKPAAAKGTYLKNISVTSTMGPGVKVNASTYR